Proteins encoded within one genomic window of Corvus moneduloides isolate bCorMon1 chromosome 20, bCorMon1.pri, whole genome shotgun sequence:
- the TAX1BP3 gene encoding tax1-binding protein 3 isoform X1 — protein MAFVPGQPVTAVVQRIEIHKLRQGDNLILGFSIGGGIDQDPTQNPFSEDKTDKGIYVTRVTEGGPAEVAGLQIGDKIMQVNGWDMTMVTHDQARKRLTKRNEEVVRLLVTRQSLQKAVQQSMMS, from the exons ATGGCGTTCGTACCGGGGCAGCCGGTCACCGCCGTCGTG caaAGAATTGAAATACATAAGCTTCGGCAAGGTGACAATTTGATTCTGGGATTCAGCATTGGGGGTGGCATTGATCAGGACCCTACTCAGAATCCTTTCTCTGAAGACAAGACTGACAAG GGCATCTATGTAACAAGGGTGACAGAGGGAGGCCCAGCAGAAGTTGCAGGACTCCAGATTGGAGATAAGATCATGCAG gtgAATGGTTGGGATATGACAATGGTAACCCATGACCAGGCCAGGAAGAGGCTGACCAAAAGGAATGAGGAGGTGGTACGGCTGCTGGTGACCAGGCAGTCCCTGCAGAAGGCTGTGCAGCAATCCATGATGTCCTAA
- the P2RX5 gene encoding P2X purinoceptor 5 isoform X1, whose protein sequence is MGQVAWKALFLSLFDYKTEKYVIAKNKKVGVLYRVVQLSILAYLVGWVFVVKKGYQDTDTSLQSSVITKLKGVAFTNTSELGERLWDVADYVIPPQGESVFFVMTNLIVTPNQRQDTCPEVGRTEPLDPQTRAKPGSASIPDALCDNDTDCLEGEAVVAGNGVKTGRCLKDRDSTRGTCEILAWCPVEKRSKPKKPLLGSAENFTVYIKNSIRFPKFKFSKMNVLATDNESYLKSCRYSQEHPYCPIFVLGNIVRWAGGNFQEMASEGGVIGIQIEWNCDLDKAPSECNPHYSFSRLDNKSAETSISSGYNFRFAKYYRDAEGVDYRTLIKAYGIRFDVMVNGKAGKFNIIPTIINISSGLALMGAGAFFCDLVLLYLIKKSNFYRGKKYEEVKSSSRKSLSSPTLNGNQSPDQLGTL, encoded by the exons ATGGGGCAGGTGGCTTGGAAGgctttatttctgtctcttttcgATTATAAAACGGAGAAATACGTCATTGCAAAGAACAAGAAGGTCGGGGTCCTCTACCGAGTGGTGCAGCTCTCCATCCTGGCTTACCTGGTGGG GTGGGTGTTTGTTGTCAAGAAAGGCTACCAGGACACAGACACGTCCCTCCAGAGCTCTGTCATTACCAAGCTAAAAGGGGTGGCCTTCACCAACACCTCGGAGCTGGGGGAGAGGCTGTGGGATGTTGCAGACTATGTCATCCCTCCCCAG GGTGAAAGCGTCTTCTTTGTCATGACAAATCTGATTGTGACCCCAAACCAGAGACAAGACACGTGTCCTGAGGTAGGAAGAACTGAGCCCCTTGACCCCCAGACCCGTGCAAAACCAGGG AGTGCCAGCATTCCCGATGCCCTGTGTGACAATGACACCGACTGCCTGGAAGGGGAAGCAGTGGTGGCTGGCAATG GGGTTAAGACTGGCCGTTGTTTGAAAGACAGGGACAGCACCAGAGGGACTTGTGAGATACTGGCCTGGTGCCCAGTGGAGAAAAGATCCAAGCCCAA GAAACCACTTCTGGGCAGTGCAGAAAACTTCACTGTTTACATCAAGAACTCGATTCGCTTCCCCAAGTTTAAGTTCTCCAA GATGAATGTGCTGGCAACTGACAACGAGTCCTACCTGAAGAGCTGTCGCTACAGCCAGGAGCATCCCTACTGCCCCATCTTCGTGCTGGGGAACATCGTCCGCTGGGCTGGGGGCAACTTCCAGGAAATGGCCTCGGAG GGTGGTGTGATAGGAATTCAGATTGAATGGAACTGTGATCTTGATAAAGCCCCTTCTGAATGTAATCCTCACTATTCTTTTAGCCGGCTGGATAACAAGTCTGCAGAAACATCCATCTCTTCTGGATACAACTTCAG GTTTGCCAAGTATTACCGGGATGCTGAGGGGGTCGACTACCGGACGCTCATTAAAGCGTACGGAATCCGCTTCGATGTGATGGTGAATGGCAAG GCAGGGAAATTTAACATCATTCCCACCATTATCAATATCAGCTCGGGGCTGGCACTCATGGGAGCT GGAGCTTTCTTTTGTGACCTGGTGCTGCTGTATCTGATCAAGAAGAGCAACTTTTATCGAGGCAAAAAGTACGAGGAAGTGAA GTCCAGTTCCAGGAAGTCCTTGTCGAGCCCTACGCTGAACGGGAATCAGAGCCCAGACCAGCTCGGCACGCTCTAG
- the EMC6 gene encoding ER membrane protein complex subunit 6 encodes MAAVVAKREGPQFISEAAVRGNAAILDYCRTSVSALSGATAGILGLTGLHGFIFYFLASVLLSVLLVLKAGRRWNKYFKSRRPLFTGGLVGGLFTYVLFWTFLYGMVHVY; translated from the coding sequence ATGGCCGCCGTGGTGGCCAAGCGCGAGGGGCCGCAGTTCATCAGCGAGGCGGCGGTGCGGGGCAACGCGGCCATCCTGGACTATTGCCGCACCTCGGTGTCCGCCCTGTCGGGCGCCACGGCGGGGATCCTCGGCCTCACCGGCCTCCACGGCTTCATCTTCTACTTCCTGGCCTCCGTCCTCCTCTCcgtgctgctggtgctgaagGCTGGGCGGCGGTGGAACAAGTACTTTAAGTCGCGGAGGCCGCTGTTCACGGGGGGGCTCGTGGGAGGGCTCTTCACCTACGTCCTGTTCTGGACTTTCCTCTACGGAATGGTCCACGTGTACTGA
- the P2RX5 gene encoding P2X purinoceptor 5 isoform X2, with protein sequence MGQVAWKALFLSLFDYKTEKYVIAKNKKVGVLYRVVQLSILAYLVGWVFVVKKGYQDTDTSLQSSVITKLKGVAFTNTSELGERLWDVADYVIPPQGESVFFVMTNLIVTPNQRQDTCPESASIPDALCDNDTDCLEGEAVVAGNGVKTGRCLKDRDSTRGTCEILAWCPVEKRSKPKKPLLGSAENFTVYIKNSIRFPKFKFSKMNVLATDNESYLKSCRYSQEHPYCPIFVLGNIVRWAGGNFQEMASEGGVIGIQIEWNCDLDKAPSECNPHYSFSRLDNKSAETSISSGYNFRFAKYYRDAEGVDYRTLIKAYGIRFDVMVNGKAGKFNIIPTIINISSGLALMGAGAFFCDLVLLYLIKKSNFYRGKKYEEVKSSSRKSLSSPTLNGNQSPDQLGTL encoded by the exons ATGGGGCAGGTGGCTTGGAAGgctttatttctgtctcttttcgATTATAAAACGGAGAAATACGTCATTGCAAAGAACAAGAAGGTCGGGGTCCTCTACCGAGTGGTGCAGCTCTCCATCCTGGCTTACCTGGTGGG GTGGGTGTTTGTTGTCAAGAAAGGCTACCAGGACACAGACACGTCCCTCCAGAGCTCTGTCATTACCAAGCTAAAAGGGGTGGCCTTCACCAACACCTCGGAGCTGGGGGAGAGGCTGTGGGATGTTGCAGACTATGTCATCCCTCCCCAG GGTGAAAGCGTCTTCTTTGTCATGACAAATCTGATTGTGACCCCAAACCAGAGACAAGACACGTGTCCTGAG AGTGCCAGCATTCCCGATGCCCTGTGTGACAATGACACCGACTGCCTGGAAGGGGAAGCAGTGGTGGCTGGCAATG GGGTTAAGACTGGCCGTTGTTTGAAAGACAGGGACAGCACCAGAGGGACTTGTGAGATACTGGCCTGGTGCCCAGTGGAGAAAAGATCCAAGCCCAA GAAACCACTTCTGGGCAGTGCAGAAAACTTCACTGTTTACATCAAGAACTCGATTCGCTTCCCCAAGTTTAAGTTCTCCAA GATGAATGTGCTGGCAACTGACAACGAGTCCTACCTGAAGAGCTGTCGCTACAGCCAGGAGCATCCCTACTGCCCCATCTTCGTGCTGGGGAACATCGTCCGCTGGGCTGGGGGCAACTTCCAGGAAATGGCCTCGGAG GGTGGTGTGATAGGAATTCAGATTGAATGGAACTGTGATCTTGATAAAGCCCCTTCTGAATGTAATCCTCACTATTCTTTTAGCCGGCTGGATAACAAGTCTGCAGAAACATCCATCTCTTCTGGATACAACTTCAG GTTTGCCAAGTATTACCGGGATGCTGAGGGGGTCGACTACCGGACGCTCATTAAAGCGTACGGAATCCGCTTCGATGTGATGGTGAATGGCAAG GCAGGGAAATTTAACATCATTCCCACCATTATCAATATCAGCTCGGGGCTGGCACTCATGGGAGCT GGAGCTTTCTTTTGTGACCTGGTGCTGCTGTATCTGATCAAGAAGAGCAACTTTTATCGAGGCAAAAAGTACGAGGAAGTGAA GTCCAGTTCCAGGAAGTCCTTGTCGAGCCCTACGCTGAACGGGAATCAGAGCCCAGACCAGCTCGGCACGCTCTAG
- the HASPIN gene encoding serine/threonine-protein kinase haspin, protein MPLQPRLLRTYSRRAGYLRPLPPPDRWISPPQDRKRLFSSTSAASSAASSVLSASSARSSPSDDPDFSPPEKRRLQPVGKRPAWARRLRARRKDTRGPAGKENREPAEKENRKPENRGRGQETRGRGKEKREPAGKKKKWSQGKEPGRRREERRESPPSLSSPSPCPSPPRGSRRRRQGPLCAARRPLLCSTPQWAPPPRRAALGPLGPLSSATDSASGLGDSPPRRRRGPPARLSSLLLSTTIEGGSGLGDSRSPHRLPRSSPEGCPGQSPSLLDAGEEVPEWFRPKGAAGSREPELGLRGSRRVLRSSVRGPCRAQALPSPQKAPSTPQEALAPIEGEPQPPEPCDSATCEETCEVPNHLMRNSAKRSSSCHRDLAKEYQLVPVVVLDPLEVPMRLKSMELHKQADAQPACLQPGSPVGRQGILENKHKRTKGLPGEGSTCRKACISGFSASRWGRHTRFRPKRHKNKRQQQPNNSLFRLQTRQKQALKGAVEMSADVRDNDYSLLNGSYSWARVRASLSFHKKKKVTTDESFCSSILCSPSGKSQLSGYQASLSAGKAQGCSWFASSMVLLAPRDSSSVLELLLTDAEKVFGECNQEGPIAFEECIPLDKMKDCKKIGEGVFGEVFQIDSERGPVALKIIPIEGTEKINGEAQKSFGEILPEVIISKELSLLSEGSVNRTVGFISLYTVHCVQGPYPRYLLEAWDKFHEETGSENDRPDFFGAQQLFMVLEFEFGGRDLERMRSKFSSVASARSILHQVTASLAVAEQELHFEHRDLHWGNVLVKNTDVKELQYVLNGATHSIPTAGIHVNIIDYTLSRLEKDGLTVFCDLSTDEELFQGTGDYQFDIYRQMKEENSNSWTDYHPHSNVLWLHYLADKLLRGMSYKKKASTPALKKIKMQLSKFHKEVLTFESAHDVLHHSSLFQ, encoded by the coding sequence aTGCCGCTGCAGCCGCGGCTGCTCCGCACCTACTCGCGGCGCGCCGGGTACCTGcgcccgctgccgccgcccgaCCGATGGATCTCGCCGCCGCAGGACCGCAAGCGCCTCTTCAGCTCGACCTCCGCCGCCTCCAGCGCCGCTTCCAGCGTCCTCTCCGCTTCCAGCGCCCGCTCCAGCCCGTCGGACGACCCCGACTTCTCGCCGCCCGAAAAGCGCCGCCTGCAGCCCGTGGGTAAGCGCCCCGCCTGGGCCAGGCGGCTGCGGGCCCGCAGGAAGGACACGCGGGGGCCGGCCGGGAAGGAGAACCGGGAACCGGCCGAGAAGGAGAACCGGAAGCCGGAGAACCGGGGGCGGGGACAGGAGACCCGGGGCCGGGGGAAGGAGAAGCGGGAACCGGcggggaagaagaagaagtggAGCCAGGGGAAAGAGCCCGGGCGCCGCAGAGAGGAGCGCCGGGAGTCGCCGCCGTCCCTGTCCTCGCCCTCCCCGTGCCCGTCCCCGCCGCGCGGTTCGCGGCGCCGCCGGCAGGGCCCGCTGTgcgcggcgcggcggccgcTGCTGTGCAGCACCCCGCAAtgggccccgccgccccgccgcgccgccctcGGGCCGCTCGGCCCGCTCAGCTCCGCCACCGACAGCGCCTCGGGGCTCGGCGACagccccccgcgccgccgccgcggcccgCCCGCGCGGCTCAGctcgctgctgctcagcaccaccaTCGAGGGCGGCTCGGGGCTGGGGGACTCCCGCTCGCCGCACCGGCTGCCCCGCAGCTCGCCCGAGGGGTGCCCCGGGCAGAGCCCGTCGCTGCTGGATGCTGGGGAGGAGGTGCCTGAATGGTTCCGACCAAAAGGCGCGGCTGGGAGCcgggagccagagctggggctgcggGGGTCCCGCCGTGTTCTGAGGTCGTCGGTGCGGGGACCCTGCCGGGCACAAGCTCTCCCGTCCCCACAGAAAGCACCAAGCACTCCTCAGGAAGCGCTGGCCCCCATTGAGGGTGAGCCACAGCCCCCTGAGCCGTGTGACAGTGCCACTTGTGAGGAAACCTGTGAGGTTCCAAATCATCTCATGAGGAATTCGGCAAAAAGAAGCTCGAGCTGTCACAGAGACCTAGCCAAGGAGTACCAGCTTGTGCCAGTGGTGGTCCTGGACCCTCTGGAAGTGCCGATGAGGTTGAAAAGCATGGAACTCCACAAACAGGCTGATGCTCaacctgcctgcctgcagccaggctctCCCGTGGGCCGCCAAGGAATCTTGGAGAACAAGCACAAAAGGACCAAGGGCCtccctggggagggcagcacctgcaggaaAGCTTGTATCAGTGGCTTCAGTGCCAGCCGCTGGGGCAGGCACACGAGGTTCCGTCCAAAAAGGCACAAGAacaagagacagcagcagcccaaTAACTCCCTTTTCAGACTCCAGACAAGGCAAAAACAAGCTCTGAAGGGAGCTGTGGAGATGTCTGCAGATGTCAGAGACAATGACTATTCACTCCTTAATGGCTCTTATTCCTGGGCTAGAGTTCGAGCATCTCTGTCCTTccataaaaagaagaaagtgacCACAGATGAGAgtttctgcagcagcatcctctgTAGCCCTTCAGGGAAATCCCAGCTTTCGGGGTACCAAGCCAGCCTGTCTGCTGGGAAagctcagggctgctcctggTTTGCTTCCTCCATGGTCCTGCTGGCTCCCAGGGATTCATCCtctgtcctggagctgctgcttacAGATGCAGAGAAGGTGTTTGGGGAATGCAACCAAGAAGGGCCTATTGCTTTTGAGGAATGCATTCCTTTAGATAAGATGAAAGATTGCAAGAAAATTGGAGAAGGGGTGTTTGGAGAGGTGTTCCAGATTGACAGTGAGAGAGGACCTGTGGccttaaaaataattcccattgaggggactgaaaaaataaatggtgaAGCTCAGAAGAGCTTTGGGGAGATTCTGCCTGAGGTAATAATTTCGAAAGAACTCAGTCTTCTGTCTGAGGGCTCTGTGAACAGAACTGTGGGGTTCATCAGCCTGTACACGGTGCACTGTGTCCAAGGGCCCTATCCCAGGTATCTCCTGGAAGCCTGGGACAAATTCCACGAAGAAACAGGATCAGAAAATGACCGACCAGACTTTTTCGGGGCCCAGCAGCTCTTCATGGTCCTGGAGTTTGAATTTGGAGGCAGGGACTTGGAGCGCATGAGGAGCAAGTTCTCCTCGGTGGCATCAGCCAGAAGCATTTTGCACCAGGTCACCGCgtccctggcagtggcagagcaggagctgcacttCGAGCACAGGGACCTGCACTGGGGGAACGTGCTGGTCAAAAACACAGACGTGAAAGAACTTCAGTACGTGCTGAATGGGGCAACACACAGCATCCCCACAGCAGGGATCCACGTCAACATCATCGACTACACCCTGTCCCGCCTGGAGAAGGATGGATTGACCGTGTTCTGTGACCTTTCCACAGATGAGGAGCTCTTCCAAGGCACTGGGGACTACCAGTTTGACATCTACAGGCAGATGAAAGAGGAGAACTCCAACAGCTGGACTGACTATCACCCACACAGCAACGTCCTCTGGCTGCACTACTTGGCAGATAAACTTTTGAGAGGCATGAGCTACAAGAAGAAGGCATCAACTCCTGccctgaagaaaataaagatgcaGCTCAGCAAGTTCCACAAGGAAGTGCTGACCTTTGAGTCTGCCCATGATGTTCTGCACCAcagcagcctcttccagtga